One genomic window of Panicum hallii strain FIL2 chromosome 6, PHallii_v3.1, whole genome shotgun sequence includes the following:
- the LOC112897762 gene encoding probable gamma-aminobutyrate transaminase 3, mitochondrial isoform X2, translating into MFSRLVKYVASSGSLQGTHNFAEEPARYYSSEPSLQETEENGFKGHSMLAPFTAGWQSTDLHPLVMERSEGSYVYDINGKKYIDALAGLWCTALGGNEPRLVKAATEQLNKLPFYHSFWNRTTKPSLDLANEILSMFTAREMGKVFFTNSGSEANDSQVKLVWYYNNALGRPNKKKFIARSKSYHGSTLIAASLSGLPALHQKFDLPAPFVLHTDCPHYWRFRLSDETEEEFSTRLANNLENLILKEGPDTIAAFIAEPVMGAGGVILPPKTYFEKIQAVLEKYDILLIADEVITAFGRLGTMFGCDMYNIKPDLVSIAKALSSAYMPIGAILVSPEITDVIYSQSNKLGSFAHGFTYSGHPVSCAVAIETLKIYKERNIVEHINKIAPRFQEGIKAFSGSPIVGEIRGQGLILGTEFVDNKSPNDPFPAEWGVGSIFGAECEKHGMLIRVAGDSIMLSPPLIMTPEEVEEIIIKFGHALKATEERISELKSKN; encoded by the exons ATG TTTAGCAGGCTGGTGAAATATGTAGCTAGTTCTGGAAGCTTGCAAGGAACACACAATTTTGCAGAGGAACCTGCCAGATACTACAGCTCTGAACCTTCACTTCAGGAAACAGAGGAAAATGG GTTTAAAGGGCATAGCATGTTGGCTCCATTCACAGCTGGATGGCAGAGCACTGATTTGCATCCGCTTGTTATGGAGAGATCTGAG GGTTCTTATGTTTATGACATCAATGGGAAGAAGTATATAGATGCTCTTGCAGGACTGTGGTGTACAGCTTTAG GTGGTAATGAGCCTCGATTAGTCAAAGCTGCAACTGAGCAACTAAACAAATTACCCTTCTACCATTCCTTTTGGAACCGTACAACCAAACCCTCATTG GATCTTGCAAATGAAATTCTCAGCATGTTCACTGCAAGGGAAATGGGCAAGGTATTCTTCACAAATAGTGGATCAGAAGCAAATGACTCTCAG GTTAAACTAGTGTGGTATTATAACAATGCACTAGGGAGGCCAAACAAGAAGAAATTTATTGCTCGGTCAAAATC ATATCATGGATCAACGTTGATAGCAGCTAGTCTATCAGG TTTGCCTGCACTTCATCAGAAGTTTGATCTACCAGCACCTTTTGTTCTGCACACAGACTGCCCTCACTACTGGCGCTTCCGTCTTTCTG ATGAGACAGAAGAAGAGTTTTCAACTAGACTTGCCAACAATTTGGAGAATCTTATCCTCAAAGAAGGACCTGACACA ATTGCTGCTTTCATTGCAGAACCCGTGATGGGTGCTGGTGGTGTGATCCTTCCTCCAAAGACCTATTTTGAGAAG ATTCAAGCAGTTCTCGAGAAGTATGACATCTTACTAATTGCAGATGAG GTCATTACTGCATTCGGAAGACTAGGGACCATGTTTGGATGTGATATGTATAACATTAAGCCAGATCTTGTCTCAATTGCCAAG GCTCTTTCTTCTGCCTATATGCCAATCGGAGCAATCCTTGTTAGCCCAGAAATAACGGATGTAATTTACTCACAGAGCAATAAGCTTG GTTCTTTTGCTCATGGCTTTACATACTCGGGGCATCCAGTTTCTTGTGCTGTTGCCATAGAAACATTGAAGATTTATAA AGAAAGGAATATCGTCGAACATATTAACAAAATTGCTCCAAGGTTCCAGGAGGGAATCAAGGCGTTCTCAGGAAGCCCAATTGTTGGAGAG ATACGTGGTCAGGGACTGATACTTGGAACTGAATTTGTTGACAACAAATCGCCAAATGATCCATTCCCAGCTGAATGGG GTGTGGGTTCGATCTTTGGCGCTGAGTGTGAGAAGCATGGAATGCTCATTAGGGTGGCTGGGGATAGCATCATGCTGTCACCCCCACTGATAATGACTCCTGAAGAAGTTGAAGAA ATCATTATCAAATTCGGCCATGCCCTGAAGGCCACAGAGGAAAGGATCTCAGAGCTTAAATCCAAG
- the LOC112897762 gene encoding probable gamma-aminobutyrate transaminase 3, mitochondrial isoform X1: protein MIARGLLRSNAAASQFSRLVKYVASSGSLQGTHNFAEEPARYYSSEPSLQETEENGFKGHSMLAPFTAGWQSTDLHPLVMERSEGSYVYDINGKKYIDALAGLWCTALGGNEPRLVKAATEQLNKLPFYHSFWNRTTKPSLDLANEILSMFTAREMGKVFFTNSGSEANDSQVKLVWYYNNALGRPNKKKFIARSKSYHGSTLIAASLSGLPALHQKFDLPAPFVLHTDCPHYWRFRLSDETEEEFSTRLANNLENLILKEGPDTIAAFIAEPVMGAGGVILPPKTYFEKIQAVLEKYDILLIADEVITAFGRLGTMFGCDMYNIKPDLVSIAKALSSAYMPIGAILVSPEITDVIYSQSNKLGSFAHGFTYSGHPVSCAVAIETLKIYKERNIVEHINKIAPRFQEGIKAFSGSPIVGEIRGQGLILGTEFVDNKSPNDPFPAEWGVGSIFGAECEKHGMLIRVAGDSIMLSPPLIMTPEEVEEIIIKFGHALKATEERISELKSKN from the exons ATGATCGCCCGCGGCCTCCTCAGATCCAATGCCGCCGCCTCGCAG TTTAGCAGGCTGGTGAAATATGTAGCTAGTTCTGGAAGCTTGCAAGGAACACACAATTTTGCAGAGGAACCTGCCAGATACTACAGCTCTGAACCTTCACTTCAGGAAACAGAGGAAAATGG GTTTAAAGGGCATAGCATGTTGGCTCCATTCACAGCTGGATGGCAGAGCACTGATTTGCATCCGCTTGTTATGGAGAGATCTGAG GGTTCTTATGTTTATGACATCAATGGGAAGAAGTATATAGATGCTCTTGCAGGACTGTGGTGTACAGCTTTAG GTGGTAATGAGCCTCGATTAGTCAAAGCTGCAACTGAGCAACTAAACAAATTACCCTTCTACCATTCCTTTTGGAACCGTACAACCAAACCCTCATTG GATCTTGCAAATGAAATTCTCAGCATGTTCACTGCAAGGGAAATGGGCAAGGTATTCTTCACAAATAGTGGATCAGAAGCAAATGACTCTCAG GTTAAACTAGTGTGGTATTATAACAATGCACTAGGGAGGCCAAACAAGAAGAAATTTATTGCTCGGTCAAAATC ATATCATGGATCAACGTTGATAGCAGCTAGTCTATCAGG TTTGCCTGCACTTCATCAGAAGTTTGATCTACCAGCACCTTTTGTTCTGCACACAGACTGCCCTCACTACTGGCGCTTCCGTCTTTCTG ATGAGACAGAAGAAGAGTTTTCAACTAGACTTGCCAACAATTTGGAGAATCTTATCCTCAAAGAAGGACCTGACACA ATTGCTGCTTTCATTGCAGAACCCGTGATGGGTGCTGGTGGTGTGATCCTTCCTCCAAAGACCTATTTTGAGAAG ATTCAAGCAGTTCTCGAGAAGTATGACATCTTACTAATTGCAGATGAG GTCATTACTGCATTCGGAAGACTAGGGACCATGTTTGGATGTGATATGTATAACATTAAGCCAGATCTTGTCTCAATTGCCAAG GCTCTTTCTTCTGCCTATATGCCAATCGGAGCAATCCTTGTTAGCCCAGAAATAACGGATGTAATTTACTCACAGAGCAATAAGCTTG GTTCTTTTGCTCATGGCTTTACATACTCGGGGCATCCAGTTTCTTGTGCTGTTGCCATAGAAACATTGAAGATTTATAA AGAAAGGAATATCGTCGAACATATTAACAAAATTGCTCCAAGGTTCCAGGAGGGAATCAAGGCGTTCTCAGGAAGCCCAATTGTTGGAGAG ATACGTGGTCAGGGACTGATACTTGGAACTGAATTTGTTGACAACAAATCGCCAAATGATCCATTCCCAGCTGAATGGG GTGTGGGTTCGATCTTTGGCGCTGAGTGTGAGAAGCATGGAATGCTCATTAGGGTGGCTGGGGATAGCATCATGCTGTCACCCCCACTGATAATGACTCCTGAAGAAGTTGAAGAA ATCATTATCAAATTCGGCCATGCCCTGAAGGCCACAGAGGAAAGGATCTCAGAGCTTAAATCCAAG